A portion of the Lolium rigidum isolate FL_2022 chromosome 1, APGP_CSIRO_Lrig_0.1, whole genome shotgun sequence genome contains these proteins:
- the LOC124660717 gene encoding uncharacterized protein LOC124660717: MPSWSDGESTDDSLLSEFDHGHNISPRPPMPESILLHEFTGYEDCDMRCKHDMPMYRYVCFEGANTGRRFLGCGCKEEVMCDTVHWVDHEWPCTLKKSLVKIWTMYEEERDSRIHGNVEYATKNYQLVLQKKELEKKNLELHKQLGDTLEYVAEATSHELEVAKRQEAELQVASLKEEKKKLEFEMARRLKAEEDVATLMEEKKKVEVEVAKRLQAEGIIASLKEEKRQLEYYVADLLKAHHAHKEKMKKIAEICSLE; this comes from the exons ATGCCTTCGTGGAGCGACGGAGAAAGCACCGACGACAGCCTCCTCTCGGAGTTCGACCACGGGCACAACATTAGCCCCCGTCCACCG ATGCCAGAGAGCATTTTATTGCATGAGTTCACTGGGTATGAGGATTGTGATATGAGATGCAAGCATGACATGCCTATGTATAGGTATGTTTGCTTTGAAGGGGCAAACACTGGTAGGAGATTCCTTGGATGTGGATGTAAG GAGGAGGTCATGTGTGATACAGTTCACTGGGTTGATCATGAGTGGCCATGTACACTGAAGAAATCTCTGGTCAAAATTTGGACTAtgtatgaggaggagagggactcAAGGATCCATGGGAATGTGGAGTATGCTACTAAGAATTACCAGCTAGTCCTACAGAAAAAGGAGTTAGAGAAGAAGAACTTGGAGCTACATAAGCAGTTAGGTGACACTCTGGAGTATGTTGCAGAGGCAACCAGCCATGAGCTTGAGGTTGCAAAGAGGCAGGAGGCAGAGCTACAGGTGGCTAGTttgaaggaagaaaagaagaagctggagtttgagatGGCAAGGAGGCTGAAGGCAGAAGAAGATGTTGCCACTTtgatggaagagaagaagaaggtggaggttGAGGTTGCAAAGAGGCTACAGGCAGAAGGAATAATTGCCAGTTTAAAGGAAGAAAAGAGACAGCTGGAGTACTATGTGGCAGATCTTCTCAAGGCCCACCATGCACACAAGGAAAAGATGAAGAAAATAGCTGAGATCTGTAGTCTTGAATGA